A genomic segment from Nicotiana tabacum cultivar K326 chromosome 7, ASM71507v2, whole genome shotgun sequence encodes:
- the LOC107825597 gene encoding filament-like plant protein 7 isoform X1: MDQKSWLWPRKRSSEKTIVSISKSDHPVQVNGVEGQTVPNEKEIFLEQSLKILDEKLATALSESNSKDEQLIRSAEMEQEAIAGQKKAEAEVLCLKKELDEAVVRREAANESIMHLNTALRDHIQQLTSLREEQEQNVRDAVMRTSKEFEKAHKKLEDRLAETSKRITNLTHENSHLNKVLLVKGKIIEDLTKSSKQAEAEFNALMSRLDSVEKENSFLRYEYQMLEREFHIRNEDMEFSRRSLDASHKQQLENVKKIRKLEAECQRLRLLSRKRLPGQVALTKVKNEIEMQEKSQTVIRRRKSDPPTGSLILKDTAKDDIRHKEITFLVERMCNLEGENKALKDLLGRKEVEICHSSVKGSKELALASPLSNETSSISSYDTCKRDESVCSKMIGVSEMCLMDDFAEMEKLAIVAVDSTIGSSYPPSDASPALSDSSRIEIHGHQIDSTGKELVKVGQHDLYDLGMEVQGQDSLSKRSSNWLHEILKIIMEQSRVSKKGADELLEDIRVALYNVNPPCTGPSELLPISGYITWKSPVTSPKMQSLTIEPGSTQSVISELEKICSILQAENERLKAEINSMKSSNKDVQVKLQVMKNKSENLANELKQSQQSIVSLRVELEEAKESKRMMEDLMENQKSINEDLDTQLTVTKVKLNETLQKLSSLEVELEDRSHCCEELEGTCLELQLQLESITANPTSVDNMDQEKGPQKTGWEITSASAKLAECQETILNLGKQIKALALPKENTVGATNGSIKNMRKHMSLLDRMLSEDDVQKEELNSPNLEEPLSTINTVHATQSPQSEAKTPNMRTMVILPTKKRGGMNFLRKLLLRKKRERSKKRAFPLGIETY, from the exons ATGGACCAGAAGTCATGGTTATGGCCGAGGAAACGATCTTCAGAGAAGACGATTGTTTCAATCAGCAAATCTGATCATCCTGTTCAAGTAAATGGAGTGGAG GGACAGACAGTTCCAAATGAAAAGGAAATATTTCTGGAGCAATCATTGAAAATCTTAGATGAGAAGTTAGCTACCGCGCTCAGTGAGTCTAATTCTAAAGATGAACAATTGATACGGTCTGCAGAAATGGAACAAGAAGCTATTGCAG GTCAGAAGAAAGCAGAAGCTGAAGTGCTTTGCTTAAAAAAAGAACTAGATGAAGCAGTCGTTCGGAGAGAAGCTGCTAATGAAAGTATAATGCACTTGAACACCGCGCTGAGGGATCATATACAGCAATTAACTTCTCTCCGAGAGGAACAGGAGCAAAACGTACGTGATGCTGTAATGAGGACGTCAAAAGAATTTGAGAAGGCGCACAAAAAGTTAGAGGATAGATTAGCAGAAACGAGTAAAAGGATCACAAATTTGACACATGAGAATTCTCATCTAAATAAGGTCCTTCTCGTGAAAGGTAAGATAATTGAAGATCTAACTAAGAGCAGTAAACAGGCAGAAGCAGAGTTTAATGCACTAATGTCGAGGTTAGATTCTGTGgagaaagaaaattcttttttgaGGTATGAATATCAGATGCTTGAGAGGGAGTTCCATATTCGGAATGAAGATATGGAGTTCAGCCGTCGCTCTCTGGATGCCTCACATAAGCAGCAACTAGAGAATGTGAAGAAAATTAGAAAATTGGAAGCAGAATGTCAAAGATTACGCCTTCTAAGTCGCAAGCGGCTGCCTGGTCAGGTTGCATTGACAAAGGTTAAGAATGAAATTGAAATGCAAGAAAAAAGTCAAACTGTCATAAGGAGGAGGAAGTCAGATCCCCCGACTGGAAGTTTAATTCTTAAAGACACAGCGAAGGATGACATTCGCCATAAGGAGATAACTTTTCTAGTTGAACGCATGTGTAATCTGGAGGGAGAGAACAAGGCTTTGAAAGATTTATTAGGAAGGAAAGAAGTTGAGATTTGCCATTCTTCTGTTAAGGGTTCCAAAGAGCTGGCCTTGGCTAGTCCACTATCAAATGAAACTTCCTCAATATCAAGTTACGACACATGCAAGAGAGATGAAAGTGTTTGTTCAAAAATGATTGGGGTTTCAGAGATGTGTTTGATGGATGATTTTGCTGAAATGGAGAAACTTGCAATAGTTGCTGTTGATTCTACAATAGGGAGTTCTTATCCTCCCTCAGATGCAAGTCCCGCTTTATCAGATTCCTCGAGAATAGAGATACATGGACACCAGATCGACTCGACTGGTAAGGAACTAGTTAAAGTGGGACAACATGATTTATATGACTTGGGAATGgaagttcaaggacaagattcaCTGTCCAAGAGATCCTCCAATTGGCTTCATGAAATCTTGAAAATAATAATGGAGCAAAGCCGTGTCTCAAAAAAGGGCGCTGATGAATTATTAGAGGATATTAGAGTAGCTTTGTACAATGTAAACCCTCCATGTACTGGGCCGTCTGAACTGCTTCCCATCAGTGGTTATATTACTTGGAAATCTCCGGTAACATCTCCAAAAATGCAAAGTCTAACAATTGAACCGGGATCAACGCAAAGTGTTATATCTGAATTGGAGAAAATTTGTTCTATCCTCCAAGCAGAAAATGAAAGATTGAAAGCTGAGATAAACAGTATGAAGTCCTCAAACAAAGATGTACAAGTCAAGCTGCAGGTCATGAAGAACAAGAGCGAAAACTTGGCAAATGAACTTAAGCAATCACAACAAAGTATTGTAAGTCTACGAGTTGAACTGGAAGAAGCTAAAGAATCTAAAAGGATGATGGAAGATCTTATGGAAAATCAGAAATCAATCAATGAAGATCTCGATACGCAGCTTACTGTGACCAAAGTTAAACTAAATGAAACACTTCAAAAACTATCTTCTCTTGAAGTAGAATTGGAAGACAGAAGTCACTGTTGTGAAGAGCTGGAAGGAACTTGTCTCGAGcttcaacttcaacttgaaag TATTACTGCCAATCCAACTTCCGTGGACAACATGGATCAAGAAAAAGGCCCGCAGAAAACT GGCTGGGAAATAACATCTGCTTCTGCAAAATTGGCCGAGTGTCAAGAGACTATACTGAACCTAGGGAAGCAAATTAAGGCCTTAGCTTTGCCGAAGGAAAATACAGTTGGTGCCACCAATGGTAGCATTAAGAACATGAGGAAGCACATGTCTCTACTCGATCGAATGTTATCAGAGGATGACGTGCAAAAGGAGGAACTCAACTCTCCCAACTTAGAAGAACCCCTAAGCACCATTAATACAGTTCATGCAACTCAAAGCCCACAGTCTGAAGCTAAAACTCCGAATATGAGAACTATGGTTATTTTACCAACCAAGAAGCGCGGGGGGATGAATTTTCTAAGGAAGCTTTTACTAAGGAAGAAGCGAGAAAGAAGCAAGAAGAGAGCCTTTCCGTTAGGCATTGAAACTTATTAA
- the LOC107825597 gene encoding filament-like plant protein 7 isoform X2 — MDQKSWLWPRKRSSEKTIVSISKSDHPVQVNGVETVPNEKEIFLEQSLKILDEKLATALSESNSKDEQLIRSAEMEQEAIAGQKKAEAEVLCLKKELDEAVVRREAANESIMHLNTALRDHIQQLTSLREEQEQNVRDAVMRTSKEFEKAHKKLEDRLAETSKRITNLTHENSHLNKVLLVKGKIIEDLTKSSKQAEAEFNALMSRLDSVEKENSFLRYEYQMLEREFHIRNEDMEFSRRSLDASHKQQLENVKKIRKLEAECQRLRLLSRKRLPGQVALTKVKNEIEMQEKSQTVIRRRKSDPPTGSLILKDTAKDDIRHKEITFLVERMCNLEGENKALKDLLGRKEVEICHSSVKGSKELALASPLSNETSSISSYDTCKRDESVCSKMIGVSEMCLMDDFAEMEKLAIVAVDSTIGSSYPPSDASPALSDSSRIEIHGHQIDSTGKELVKVGQHDLYDLGMEVQGQDSLSKRSSNWLHEILKIIMEQSRVSKKGADELLEDIRVALYNVNPPCTGPSELLPISGYITWKSPVTSPKMQSLTIEPGSTQSVISELEKICSILQAENERLKAEINSMKSSNKDVQVKLQVMKNKSENLANELKQSQQSIVSLRVELEEAKESKRMMEDLMENQKSINEDLDTQLTVTKVKLNETLQKLSSLEVELEDRSHCCEELEGTCLELQLQLESITANPTSVDNMDQEKGPQKTGWEITSASAKLAECQETILNLGKQIKALALPKENTVGATNGSIKNMRKHMSLLDRMLSEDDVQKEELNSPNLEEPLSTINTVHATQSPQSEAKTPNMRTMVILPTKKRGGMNFLRKLLLRKKRERSKKRAFPLGIETY, encoded by the exons ATGGACCAGAAGTCATGGTTATGGCCGAGGAAACGATCTTCAGAGAAGACGATTGTTTCAATCAGCAAATCTGATCATCCTGTTCAAGTAAATGGAGTGGAG ACAGTTCCAAATGAAAAGGAAATATTTCTGGAGCAATCATTGAAAATCTTAGATGAGAAGTTAGCTACCGCGCTCAGTGAGTCTAATTCTAAAGATGAACAATTGATACGGTCTGCAGAAATGGAACAAGAAGCTATTGCAG GTCAGAAGAAAGCAGAAGCTGAAGTGCTTTGCTTAAAAAAAGAACTAGATGAAGCAGTCGTTCGGAGAGAAGCTGCTAATGAAAGTATAATGCACTTGAACACCGCGCTGAGGGATCATATACAGCAATTAACTTCTCTCCGAGAGGAACAGGAGCAAAACGTACGTGATGCTGTAATGAGGACGTCAAAAGAATTTGAGAAGGCGCACAAAAAGTTAGAGGATAGATTAGCAGAAACGAGTAAAAGGATCACAAATTTGACACATGAGAATTCTCATCTAAATAAGGTCCTTCTCGTGAAAGGTAAGATAATTGAAGATCTAACTAAGAGCAGTAAACAGGCAGAAGCAGAGTTTAATGCACTAATGTCGAGGTTAGATTCTGTGgagaaagaaaattcttttttgaGGTATGAATATCAGATGCTTGAGAGGGAGTTCCATATTCGGAATGAAGATATGGAGTTCAGCCGTCGCTCTCTGGATGCCTCACATAAGCAGCAACTAGAGAATGTGAAGAAAATTAGAAAATTGGAAGCAGAATGTCAAAGATTACGCCTTCTAAGTCGCAAGCGGCTGCCTGGTCAGGTTGCATTGACAAAGGTTAAGAATGAAATTGAAATGCAAGAAAAAAGTCAAACTGTCATAAGGAGGAGGAAGTCAGATCCCCCGACTGGAAGTTTAATTCTTAAAGACACAGCGAAGGATGACATTCGCCATAAGGAGATAACTTTTCTAGTTGAACGCATGTGTAATCTGGAGGGAGAGAACAAGGCTTTGAAAGATTTATTAGGAAGGAAAGAAGTTGAGATTTGCCATTCTTCTGTTAAGGGTTCCAAAGAGCTGGCCTTGGCTAGTCCACTATCAAATGAAACTTCCTCAATATCAAGTTACGACACATGCAAGAGAGATGAAAGTGTTTGTTCAAAAATGATTGGGGTTTCAGAGATGTGTTTGATGGATGATTTTGCTGAAATGGAGAAACTTGCAATAGTTGCTGTTGATTCTACAATAGGGAGTTCTTATCCTCCCTCAGATGCAAGTCCCGCTTTATCAGATTCCTCGAGAATAGAGATACATGGACACCAGATCGACTCGACTGGTAAGGAACTAGTTAAAGTGGGACAACATGATTTATATGACTTGGGAATGgaagttcaaggacaagattcaCTGTCCAAGAGATCCTCCAATTGGCTTCATGAAATCTTGAAAATAATAATGGAGCAAAGCCGTGTCTCAAAAAAGGGCGCTGATGAATTATTAGAGGATATTAGAGTAGCTTTGTACAATGTAAACCCTCCATGTACTGGGCCGTCTGAACTGCTTCCCATCAGTGGTTATATTACTTGGAAATCTCCGGTAACATCTCCAAAAATGCAAAGTCTAACAATTGAACCGGGATCAACGCAAAGTGTTATATCTGAATTGGAGAAAATTTGTTCTATCCTCCAAGCAGAAAATGAAAGATTGAAAGCTGAGATAAACAGTATGAAGTCCTCAAACAAAGATGTACAAGTCAAGCTGCAGGTCATGAAGAACAAGAGCGAAAACTTGGCAAATGAACTTAAGCAATCACAACAAAGTATTGTAAGTCTACGAGTTGAACTGGAAGAAGCTAAAGAATCTAAAAGGATGATGGAAGATCTTATGGAAAATCAGAAATCAATCAATGAAGATCTCGATACGCAGCTTACTGTGACCAAAGTTAAACTAAATGAAACACTTCAAAAACTATCTTCTCTTGAAGTAGAATTGGAAGACAGAAGTCACTGTTGTGAAGAGCTGGAAGGAACTTGTCTCGAGcttcaacttcaacttgaaag TATTACTGCCAATCCAACTTCCGTGGACAACATGGATCAAGAAAAAGGCCCGCAGAAAACT GGCTGGGAAATAACATCTGCTTCTGCAAAATTGGCCGAGTGTCAAGAGACTATACTGAACCTAGGGAAGCAAATTAAGGCCTTAGCTTTGCCGAAGGAAAATACAGTTGGTGCCACCAATGGTAGCATTAAGAACATGAGGAAGCACATGTCTCTACTCGATCGAATGTTATCAGAGGATGACGTGCAAAAGGAGGAACTCAACTCTCCCAACTTAGAAGAACCCCTAAGCACCATTAATACAGTTCATGCAACTCAAAGCCCACAGTCTGAAGCTAAAACTCCGAATATGAGAACTATGGTTATTTTACCAACCAAGAAGCGCGGGGGGATGAATTTTCTAAGGAAGCTTTTACTAAGGAAGAAGCGAGAAAGAAGCAAGAAGAGAGCCTTTCCGTTAGGCATTGAAACTTATTAA
- the LOC107825596 gene encoding wax ester synthase/diacylglycerol acyltransferase 11 produces MTMTIDRDEPLTPAGRLFVQPEMDQVINCAIAVDDPFDVDAVKLEISNSILVKHPRFSSIMVKDSCGRERWRKTEVNVDDHFIIRREPLTDDPSISDEDAINEYLADLSVSTPLSVTKPLWEFHLLLAHKCAVLRLHHALGDGISLMSMFLSCCRRADDPNQRLTSQGIGTSTSSSNHRRLSLKKLMKVIWYTLVYVIEFGLRSLWLKDKKTAISGGAGVELWPRKLATAKFKIDDMKTVKKAISNATINDVLFGIISCGLSRYMDLRSPKALQEGLQITGVAMVNLRKQSGLQDFSQLMNSKSGVRWGNKFGMLLLPVYYHKGGSDPLQYVRRAKAMIDKKKLSLEGPCSYKIGDIIMSYFGPKLASLLNYRIISNTTFTISNVIGPQEDITFVGNRISSVRVTSTALPHAITMHMVSYAGRADMQILVAKDIIPDPKVLAKCFQDALLEMKEAARVVCKN; encoded by the exons ATGACCATGACGATCGACAGAGACGAGCCTTTGACGCCGGCCGGCCGGCTATTCGTCCAGCCGGAAATGGACCAAGTTATCAACTGTGCCATTGCAGTCGACGATCCATTCGACGTTGACGCTGTCAAATTGGAGATAAGCAATTCCATATTGGTAAAACATCCAAGATTCTCCAGCATCATGGTCAAAGACTCGTGTGGTCGGGAACGCTGGCGTAAAACTGAAGTCAACGTTGATGACCACTTCATTATTCGCCGTGAACCTCTAACCGATGATCCTTCAATTTCCGATGAAGATGCCATTAACGAATACTTAGCAGATCTCTCTGTTTCGACGCCGTTAAGTGTAACCAAGCCCTTATGGGAATTTCACCTTCTCCTAGCCCATAAATGTGCTGTTTTGAGACTTCATCATGCTCTTGGTGATGGTATTTCACTTATGTCCATGTTCTTGTCTTGTTGCCGCAGAGCCGATGATCCTAATCAGCGACTGACTAGTCAAG GTATAGGGACTTCTACTTCGTCAAGCAATCATAGGAGATTGAGCTTAAAAAAATTGATGAAGGTGATATGGTATACGTTGGTGTATGTCATTGAATTTGGTTTGAGGAGTTTATGGCTGAAGGATAAGAAGACAGCCATAAGCGGCGGAGCTGGAGTTGAGCTATGGCCGCGGAAACTGGCGACGGCCAAGTTCAAGATTGATGACATGAAGACAGTAAAAAAAGCCATATCTAATGCT ACTATCAACGATGTCCTCTTTGGAATCATATCTTGTGGGCTCTCTAGGTACATGGATCTTCGATCTCCCAAAG CTCTGCAAGAAGGGCTTCAGATCACTGGAGTTGCCATGGTGAACTTAAGAAAACAATCTGGATTACAG gaTTTTTCCCAGTTGATGAACAGCAAATCGGGAGTAAGGTGGGGTAACAAATTTGGCATGCTTCTGTTACCAGTTTATTATCACAAAGGTGGAAGTGATCCATTGCAGTATGTAAGAAGAGCTAAAGCAATGATTGACAAGAAAAAATTATCACTAGAGGGCCCTTGCTCCTACAAAATTGGAGATATTATTATGTCCTATTTCGGACCTAAG CTAGCTAGCTTGCTCAACTACAGAATTATTAGTAATACAACTTTTACAATCTCAAATGTGATTGGCCCTCAAGAGGATATCACATTCGTAGGGAACCGCATATCCTCCGTTAGAGTCACTTCTACCGCGCTGCCCCAT GCAATCACAATGCATATGGTGAGTTATGCGGGGAGGGCTGACATGCAAATATTGGTGGCTAAAGACATCATCCCTGACCCTAAAGTCCTAGCCAAGTGTTTTCAAGATGCCTTACTGGAAATGAAGGAAGCTGCACGAGTTGTTTGCAAAAATTAA